A stretch of DNA from Hydrogenophaga sp. SL48:
CGCTGAAAGACTGGGACCGCATCGCGAGGAAGGCGGGCGGGCCGGCTTCCGCCCGCTGACCGCAGGCGCTCACACCCCGAGGTAGCGCCCCGGCCGGTGGTTGAGCGCGAGGATGGCGCCGATGGCGATGGCGCCCACCACCGATTGCGCCACCTGCATGGGCGGCAGCACCCAGAACGCCGCGAGCACGACCACCAGGTCCACACACATCTGCACCTTGCCGGCGCTGTAGCCTTTGGCCTGCTGCAGCCATTGCGCGAGGATGTTGACGCCGCCCACGCTGGCCTGGTGGCGCAGCAGGGCGAGCAGCCCGAAGCCGATCAGGAAACCGCCGAGCACCGAGGCGACCCAGGGGTTGAGCAGCTCGAAACGCACCACCTTGGGCGCCAGCGTGGTGCAGGCGGACACGAGCGCCACGGCGCCGAAGCTCTTGAAGGTGAACGCCGGGCCGAGCCGGTACCACGAGAGCACGAAAAACGGCAGGCTGAACAGGAAGAAGAACAGGCCGAAGGCGAGGCCGGTGGCGTAGCTGGCCAGAAAGGCCACGCCCGCCACACCGCCGGTGAGCAGCCCGGCGTGCCCGAACATGGTCATGCCCAGCGCGACGAAGAGCGAGCCGGCGATGAGCGCGTGGGTGTCGTCGAACCAGGAGTGGGCGTGCGGGGCGGGGGCGAGGGGGGTGGCGGGGTCCATGCGGGGGAGGCAAGCATGGGGCGTGCCGTGGCCTTCGCATCGCTTGCCGCGCGCCCAGGCACGACCAACAAACCAACATAGATGTTGCTTTTTCATGGCACATCAAACATCTATGACGTGTCTTCGATGAACGTCGCTCAGGCCCCTTTGGCGGAAGCGTCCAGCCCGTCCAGATACGCCCGAACCAGGTCCCGCAAGCGCTCCCGCCCGAAGCTCGGGTCGTGGCCCGCGTGGACCACGCTCACCGGCAACGCCAGCAGGCGCTCCATGGTGCGCGCGTAGGCCGCCCGGTCGGAGTGGTGCAGGTTGTCGAGCAGCGGGCCGTCGTAGATGGCATCGCCGGAAAACAGCGTGCCGCTCTTCGCTTCCCACAGGCCGATGCTGCCGGGCGAGTGGCCGGGCAGGTGCAAGACCTCGAAGTGGCGGTTGCCGAGGTCGATGATGTCGCCTTCTTCCAGCCGGCGCGTGACGGTGGCCTGCTGGATTTCCCAGGCCGAGAGGTCGTAGTTGGGCGTGGGCAGGGCGGTGAGCGCGGGGCCGCCGGTCTCGTAGCCGGGCACCTGGATGTTCACTTCGCTGAGGTCGAAGTCGGCCAGTGTGCCGTCGGGGTCGGCCCGCGTGAGCGCGTCGGCTTCGAGACGGTGGCACCAGCATTCGGCGAACTCGTGGTGGCCGCCCACGTGGTCGAGGTGCACGTGGGTGGCGAGCGCGGCGATGCGCTGGCCGAAGAGGTGGCGCGAGGCGGCGTGCAGGCTGCTCACGCCGAGGCCGGTGTCGACCATGAGGTCGAGCCCGCGCCCGCGGACGTGCCAGATGTTGCAGCGAAGCAGCGGGATGACGTGCGGCTCGGTGATGAGGGTGATGCCCTCGCCGAGGTCGCGGAAGCTGAACCAGTCGCCGGGGGCGGTGGGCAGCGGGGTGTTGGCCGGCATCACGTCGCCCGGCTCAGGCCACGGCACGGGCGCCGCGCGTGGCCGACGGCAGCTCGCCGAACAGGGCCTTGTAGTCACTCGCGAAGCGCGAGGGGTGCCAGAAGCCCCAGCGCGCCGCGACGTCGCCCACCGGCGCCGCCCGGTTCTGGCGCAGCTCGCTGCGCACCTGGTTGAGGCGCATGGCGCGCAGGTAGGTGACGGGGCTGATCTGCATCACCTCTTCGAAGGCGTACTGCAGCGCGCGCCGCGAGGTGCCGATGGCCTGGCAGAGGTCGGGCACGGCGATCACCTCTTGCGCGTGGGCCTGCATGTACTGGCGCGCGCGGGCGACGATGCGGCGCCGGCTGGCGGCCGAGGCGGGCAGCGCGCCCACCGGCCCGCCCGCGCGCAGGCAGGCGAGCAGGGCGTCGCAGAGCGAGAGCGCGAGCATGCGGCGCGAGGCGGGGTGCAGGTTGTCGCCGTCCGCGCCCTGTGCCAGGCCGAGCGCGGCCTGCAGCAGCCGGGCGTATTCGGCGCAGGCGGCGACCGAGGGGCTGAGGAGCAGGGGCACGGCGGGCAGTTCCGCGTCGGGGCCGTCGACCTGGGCCACCAGCGCGCGCAGGGTGGGCACGTCCACCGATAGCGCGAGGATCTGCGTGTCGGCGCCGGCCACGAGGTCGAACTCGCCTTGCGCGGCGACGCCGATGAGCTGTTCGCCCTGCAGGCGGTGGCCGCTGAACCAGCCGGGCGATGACGCGGCGCGCACGAGCGCGACGGCGACGCGGTCGGCG
This window harbors:
- a CDS encoding MBL fold metallo-hydrolase; this translates as MPANTPLPTAPGDWFSFRDLGEGITLITEPHVIPLLRCNIWHVRGRGLDLMVDTGLGVSSLHAASRHLFGQRIAALATHVHLDHVGGHHEFAECWCHRLEADALTRADPDGTLADFDLSEVNIQVPGYETGGPALTALPTPNYDLSAWEIQQATVTRRLEEGDIIDLGNRHFEVLHLPGHSPGSIGLWEAKSGTLFSGDAIYDGPLLDNLHHSDRAAYARTMERLLALPVSVVHAGHDPSFGRERLRDLVRAYLDGLDASAKGA
- a CDS encoding YitT family protein, which gives rise to MDPATPLAPAPHAHSWFDDTHALIAGSLFVALGMTMFGHAGLLTGGVAGVAFLASYATGLAFGLFFFLFSLPFFVLSWYRLGPAFTFKSFGAVALVSACTTLAPKVVRFELLNPWVASVLGGFLIGFGLLALLRHQASVGGVNILAQWLQQAKGYSAGKVQMCVDLVVVLAAFWVLPPMQVAQSVVGAIAIGAILALNHRPGRYLGV
- a CDS encoding helix-turn-helix domain-containing protein, with protein sequence MNFDHSHKRARDAGEQAASLHDWDQRYEQLSAGRFDGEVDELRVGPVQVFAERANQTVMQAGRVSADRVAVALVRAASSPGWFSGHRLQGEQLIGVAAQGEFDLVAGADTQILALSVDVPTLRALVAQVDGPDAELPAVPLLLSPSVAACAEYARLLQAALGLAQGADGDNLHPASRRMLALSLCDALLACLRAGGPVGALPASAASRRRIVARARQYMQAHAQEVIAVPDLCQAIGTSRRALQYAFEEVMQISPVTYLRAMRLNQVRSELRQNRAAPVGDVAARWGFWHPSRFASDYKALFGELPSATRGARAVA